From Piliocolobus tephrosceles isolate RC106 chromosome 16, ASM277652v3, whole genome shotgun sequence, the proteins below share one genomic window:
- the LOC111520808 gene encoding SUMO-activating enzyme subunit 1-like isoform X1, with amino-acid sequence MVEKEEAGGGISEEEAAQYDRQIRLWGLEAQKRLRASRVLLVGMKGLGAEIAKNLILAGVKGLTMLDHEQVSPEDPGAQFLIRTESVGRNRAEASLERAQNLNPMVDVKVDTEDIEKKPESFFTQFDAVCLTCCSRDVIVKVDQICHKNSIKFFTGDVFGYHGYTFANLGEHEFVEEKTKVAKVSQGVEDGPDTKRAKLDSSETTMVKKKVVFCPVKEALEVDWSSEKAKGALKRTTSDYFLLQVLLKFRTDKGRDPSSDTYEEDSELLLQIRNDVLDSLGISPDLLPEDFVSYCFSEMAPVCAVVGGILAQEIVKALSQRDPPHNNFFFFDGMKGNGIVECLGPK; translated from the exons AtggtggagaaggaggaggctGGCGGCGGCATCAGCGAGGAGGAGGCGGCGCAGTATGACCGGCAGATCCGCCTGTGGGGACTGGAG GCCCAGAAACGGCTGCGGGCCTCCCGGGTGCTTCTTGTCGGCATGAAAGGACTTGGGGCTGAAATTGCCAAGAATCTCATCTTGGCAGGAGTAAAAGGACTGACCATGCTGGATCACGAACAGGTATCTCCTGAAGATCCTGGAGCTCAGTTCTTGATTCGTACTGAGTCTGTTGGCCGAAATAGGGCTGAAGCCTCTTTGGAGCGAGCTCAGAATCTCAACCCCATGGTGGATGTGAAGGTAGACACTGAGGATATAGAGAAGAAACCAGAGTCATTTTTCACTCAATTTGATGCTGTGTGTCTGACTTGCTGCTCCAGGGATGTCATAGTTAAAGTTGACCAGATCTGTCACAAAAATAGCATCAAGTTCTTTACAGGAGATGTTTTTGGCTACCATGGATACACATTTGCCAATCTAGGAGAGCATGAGTTTGTAGAGGAGAAAACTAAAGTTGCCAAAGTTAGCCAAGGAGTAGAAGATGGGCCCGATACCAAGAGAGCAAAACTTGATTCTTCTGAGACAACGATGGTCAAAAAGAAGGTGGTCTTCTGCCCTGTTAAAGAAGCCCTGGAGGTGGACTGGAGCAGTGAGAAAGCAAAGGGTGCTCTGAAGCGCACAACCTCCGACTACTTTCTCCTTCAAGTGCTCCTAAAGTTCCGTACAGATAAAGGAAGAGATCCCAGTTCTGATACATATGAGGAAGATTCCGAGTTGTTGCTGCAGATACGAAATGATGTGCTTGACTCACTGGGTATTAGTCCTGACCTGCTTCCTGAGGACTTTGTCAGTTACTGCTTCTCCGAGATGGCCCCAGTGTGTGCGGTGGTTGGAGGGATTTTGGCACAGGAAATTGTGAAGGCCCTGTCTCAGCGGGACCCTCCTCACAACAACTTCTTCTTCTTTGATGGCATGAAGGGGAATGGGATTGTGGAGTGCCTTGGCCCCAAGTGA
- the LOC111520808 gene encoding SUMO-activating enzyme subunit 1-like isoform X2 yields MVEKEEAGGGISEEEAAQYDRQIRLWGLEAQKRLRASRVLLVGMKGLGAEIAKNLILAGVKGLTMLDHEQVSPEDPGAQFLIRTESVGRNRAEASLERAQNLNPMVDVKVDTEDIEKKPESFFTQFDAVCLTCCSRDVIVKVDQICHKNSIKFFTGDVFGYHGYTFANLGEHEFVEEKTKVAKVSQGVEDGPDTKRAKLDSSETTMVKKKVVFCPVKEALEVDWSSEKAKGALKRTTSDYFLLQVLLKFLTASPRWPQCVRWLEGFWHRKL; encoded by the exons AtggtggagaaggaggaggctGGCGGCGGCATCAGCGAGGAGGAGGCGGCGCAGTATGACCGGCAGATCCGCCTGTGGGGACTGGAG GCCCAGAAACGGCTGCGGGCCTCCCGGGTGCTTCTTGTCGGCATGAAAGGACTTGGGGCTGAAATTGCCAAGAATCTCATCTTGGCAGGAGTAAAAGGACTGACCATGCTGGATCACGAACAGGTATCTCCTGAAGATCCTGGAGCTCAGTTCTTGATTCGTACTGAGTCTGTTGGCCGAAATAGGGCTGAAGCCTCTTTGGAGCGAGCTCAGAATCTCAACCCCATGGTGGATGTGAAGGTAGACACTGAGGATATAGAGAAGAAACCAGAGTCATTTTTCACTCAATTTGATGCTGTGTGTCTGACTTGCTGCTCCAGGGATGTCATAGTTAAAGTTGACCAGATCTGTCACAAAAATAGCATCAAGTTCTTTACAGGAGATGTTTTTGGCTACCATGGATACACATTTGCCAATCTAGGAGAGCATGAGTTTGTAGAGGAGAAAACTAAAGTTGCCAAAGTTAGCCAAGGAGTAGAAGATGGGCCCGATACCAAGAGAGCAAAACTTGATTCTTCTGAGACAACGATGGTCAAAAAGAAGGTGGTCTTCTGCCCTGTTAAAGAAGCCCTGGAGGTGGACTGGAGCAGTGAGAAAGCAAAGGGTGCTCTGAAGCGCACAACCTCCGACTACTTTCTCCTTCAAGTGCTCCTAAAGTTCC TTACTGCTTCTCCGAGATGGCCCCAGTGTGTGCGGTGGTTGGAGGGATTTTGGCACAGGAAATTGTGA